GGGGTGGAAACTTGGAAACTTTCTTCACCGACTTCTTCGACTCGATGAACGAGATTCAAGCCCTGACCAAAAATGTTTCCATGTTTCCGTGTCTAGGCATGGAAACATGGAAACATTTTGAACGGCACTTGTCTGGCGTCTTGGCCCCTGGGTATCGATACGATGATACAGTCGCGATGAGGATTTTGCGCGAATCTTCCCCCTTCATCCATTTGCTCGCCGCATTTCTCCCATCCATGATGCAGCATGTCTGAAACGCTGCGTCATGTCCTTGCCTCAGAGTCCCCGAGATCCGCCATCACCGTCCGTGGTTGGGTGCGCACCAAGCGGGAATCGAAGTCCTGTGCCTTCCTGGAGATCACGGACGGCTCTTGCTTCCGGGGTTTGCAGGTCGTGGTGGATGCCGCCCTCAGCAGTGCCTCCCTCCTGCCCAGCATCCTCACCGGAGCCTCAGTCGAGGTGGTGGGAGATCTGATCGCTTCCCCCGCTGCGGGGCAGAAATGGGAACTCCAGGCCTCTGAACTCCGCCTGCTGGGCGAAGCCGATGCCAGCTACCCGCTGCAAAAGAAAGGGCACACCCCCGAGTTCCTCCGCACCATCGCCCACCTCCGCCCACGCACCAACCTGTTCAGCAATGTCTTCCGCGTGCGCAGCCGCATGGCTTACGCGGTGCATCGCTTCTTCCAGGAGCGCGGCTTTTTCTACGTGCACACGCCCATCATCACCTCCAGCGACTGTGAAGGTGCGGGTGAGCTTTTCCGCGTGACCACGCTGAAGCAGGGAACGCCGGCCAAACCCGAGGATGACTTCTTTGGCCGCCCCACCTACCTCACCGTCAGTGGTCAGCTCCAGGGGGAAACCTTCGCCTGTGCCCTGGGCAACATTTACACCTTCGGCCCCACCTTCCGCGCGGAAAACAGCAACACCGCCCGCCACGCCGCCGAGTTCTGGATGATCGAACCGGAGATGGCCTTCTGCGATCTCTTTGCCGACATGACCTTGGCGGAAGAGAATGTGAAGTATCTCGTGGATGCCATGCTGAGTGAATGCAGTGAGGAACTCGAGTTCTTTGGCAAATTCATTGACAAAGAATTGGTTAACCGGCTCCAACAGACCTTGCAGAAACCTTTCGAGCGCATCAGCTACACCGAGGCGGTGGATCTCCTTTTAAAATCGGGCCAAACTTTCGAACACCCTGTCGTCTGGGGTGAAGGTCTGCAGACGGAGCACGAGCGCTTCATTGCCGAACAGCATGTGCGGGGACCGGTCACGATCTACAACTACCCCAAAGCCATCAAACCCTTCTACATGCGCCAAAACGACGATGGCAAGACCGTGGCTGCCATGGATCTTCTAGTGCCGGGCATTGGCGAAATCATCGGCGGTAGCCAACGTGAAGAACGCCTGGATGTCCTCCGTGCCGCCATGCAGCATCACGGCCTCTCTGAGGAAGACTACTCCTGGTATGTGGATCTACGCCGCTATGGCAGCGTGCCGCATGCAGGCTACGGCATGGGCTTCGAGCGT
The window above is part of the Prosthecobacter debontii genome. Proteins encoded here:
- the asnS gene encoding asparagine--tRNA ligase, whose product is MSETLRHVLASESPRSAITVRGWVRTKRESKSCAFLEITDGSCFRGLQVVVDAALSSASLLPSILTGASVEVVGDLIASPAAGQKWELQASELRLLGEADASYPLQKKGHTPEFLRTIAHLRPRTNLFSNVFRVRSRMAYAVHRFFQERGFFYVHTPIITSSDCEGAGELFRVTTLKQGTPAKPEDDFFGRPTYLTVSGQLQGETFACALGNIYTFGPTFRAENSNTARHAAEFWMIEPEMAFCDLFADMTLAEENVKYLVDAMLSECSEELEFFGKFIDKELVNRLQQTLQKPFERISYTEAVDLLLKSGQTFEHPVVWGEGLQTEHERFIAEQHVRGPVTIYNYPKAIKPFYMRQNDDGKTVAAMDLLVPGIGEIIGGSQREERLDVLRAAMQHHGLSEEDYSWYVDLRRYGSVPHAGYGMGFERLLMFVTGVSNIRDVIPFARTPGHAAY